The stretch of DNA AAAGGCCTTCTGCGCGGGACTCGATCTCAAGCAGGCGGGACCAGTCGGCGACGGCAGCGTTTCGTCCTCGCTACGCGGGCAACATCACATCGCGGAACTCTCCCTGAAGATGCGCCGCTTGCCGCAGGTCTTCGTGGCGTGCGTGCACGGCCCGGCATGTGGTGGCGGCTTCATGCTCGCGTTGGCATCGGACCTTCGCATCGCGGGTGAATCGGCACGGATGAATGCGGCCTTCATCAAGCTCGGTCTGTCCGGCTGCGACGTGGGGGTCAGCTACCTGCTGCCACGCCTGATCGGAGCATCGGTCGCCGCAGAATTGATCCTCACCGGGCGTTTCATCGATGCGGAGCGCGCCCGGGAGCTGGGCCTGGTCGGAGCCGTGGTGCCGGATGAGGCGCTCGAGGACGAGGCCCGCGGACTGGTGGCCGATCTCATGCGCACATCTCCCCTCGGTTTGCGGCTCTCGAAGGAAGCCCTGAACGCCAGCCTCGACATGAACAGCATGGACGCCGTGGTCAGCATGGAGGATCGCAATCAGGTGCTGTGCGCACGAACACGCGACTTCCAGGAGGGCGTCCGTTCCTTCCTCGAGAAGCGGGAGCCCAAATTCGAGGAC from bacterium encodes:
- a CDS encoding enoyl-CoA hydratase/isomerase family protein, with product MATMSYTALELEREDSVIWCTLNRPEALNALNPTLVDELHAFYDELKEDPSVRVVVLRGAGKAFCAGLDLKQAGPVGDGSVSSSLRGQHHIAELSLKMRRLPQVFVACVHGPACGGGFMLALASDLRIAGESARMNAAFIKLGLSGCDVGVSYLLPRLIGASVAAELILTGRFIDAERARELGLVGAVVPDEALEDEARGLVADLMRTSPLGLRLSKEALNASLDMNSMDAVVSMEDRNQVLCARTRDFQEGVRSFLEKREPKFEDA